The following are from one region of the Achromobacter xylosoxidans genome:
- the argC gene encoding N-acetyl-gamma-glutamyl-phosphate reductase, which produces MTQPLVFIDGDQGTTGLQIHERLHGRTDLRLLTLPEAERKDPQRRAQAINGCDIAILCLPDEPARQAAASIVNPAVRVIDASSAHRTTPGWVYGFPEMNAEQSGLIAQARRVSNPGCYPTGAVALLGPLLRAGLVPADYPVVVHAVSGYSGGGRAAVDAYEAADGAPGPAFQLYGLGLAHKHTPEIERHAGLTQRPVFVPAYGAYRQGIVLTVPLQLRLLPAGVDMERLHACLQQHYKGARHVQVVAPQDAAAHTHLDPQALNGTNDLRLAVYGNAQHGQVLLTAVFDNLGKGASGAAVQNLDLMLAAMR; this is translated from the coding sequence ATGACCCAACCTCTAGTTTTCATCGACGGCGACCAGGGCACCACCGGCCTGCAGATCCACGAACGCCTGCACGGGCGCACGGATCTGCGGTTGCTGACGCTGCCCGAGGCGGAACGCAAGGACCCGCAACGCCGCGCGCAGGCGATCAACGGCTGCGACATCGCCATCCTCTGCCTGCCGGACGAACCGGCGCGGCAGGCCGCCGCGTCCATCGTCAATCCCGCGGTACGGGTGATAGACGCCAGTTCCGCCCACCGCACGACGCCGGGCTGGGTCTATGGCTTTCCGGAAATGAACGCGGAACAGTCCGGGCTGATCGCCCAGGCGCGGCGCGTCAGCAACCCCGGCTGCTATCCCACGGGCGCTGTCGCCTTGCTGGGTCCGCTGCTGCGGGCGGGGCTGGTGCCGGCCGACTACCCGGTAGTGGTGCACGCGGTGTCCGGCTATTCGGGCGGCGGGCGCGCGGCGGTGGACGCCTACGAAGCCGCGGACGGCGCGCCGGGACCGGCGTTCCAGCTCTACGGCCTGGGCCTGGCGCACAAGCACACGCCCGAGATCGAGCGGCATGCCGGCCTGACGCAGCGGCCGGTGTTCGTGCCAGCCTATGGCGCCTATCGCCAGGGCATCGTCCTGACCGTGCCGCTGCAGTTGCGCCTGCTGCCGGCGGGCGTGGACATGGAGCGCCTGCACGCCTGCCTGCAGCAGCATTACAAGGGCGCGCGCCACGTGCAGGTCGTGGCGCCGCAGGACGCGGCCGCCCATACGCACCTGGATCCGCAGGCGCTCAACGGCACCAACGACCTGCGCCTGGCCGTCTACGGCAATGCGCAGCACGGCCAGGTACTGTTGACGGCGGTGTTCGACAACCTGGGCAAGGGCGCGTCGGGCGCGGCGGTGCAGAACCTGGACCTGATGCTGGCCGCGATGCGATAG
- a CDS encoding ATP-dependent acyl-CoA ligase, whose translation MHALTLASLLLEQGARWGERTWVQAPGGALRYGDAPGHAAAWAARLAQAGIARGDRVGLMAGNRHEFLSIVLGCGWLGAVVVPINTASRGMQLQHILANSGCRLLVADAASCPALAALDMQPLALNRIWLLDGNADALPVHACPPPPAPDTPLPPAADLGPGDTLAILYTSGTSGLSKGVCCPHAQFYWWGSIAARNLEIVESDVLYTSLPLFHTNALNACFQALVTGATIVCDERFSASRYFDRLEAAGATVTYLLGAMVPMLLAQPPAAAERRQRARIALAPGVPERFHAAFAERTGIALLEGYGSTETNFALGGTLAEQRPGTMGRAAPEFDAMAADEHDAAVPDGTPGELLLRAHVPYAIATGYFGMDDKTVEAWRNLWFHTGDRVVRDADGYFRFLDRTKDAIRRRGENISSYEVEQVLLAHPAVAAAAVYAVRSDLAEDEVMAALVYKTGQAIAPEALLDFCQPRMPYFAVPRYLRVLEDLPRTENGKIRKFRLRDEGITGDAWDRDAVGYRVAR comes from the coding sequence ATGCATGCGTTGACACTGGCGTCGTTGTTGCTGGAGCAGGGCGCCCGATGGGGCGAGCGCACATGGGTACAGGCGCCGGGCGGCGCGCTGCGTTACGGCGATGCTCCCGGGCATGCGGCGGCCTGGGCCGCGCGCCTGGCCCAAGCCGGGATCGCCCGGGGCGACCGGGTCGGGCTGATGGCCGGCAACCGGCATGAGTTCCTGTCCATCGTGCTGGGCTGCGGCTGGCTGGGGGCGGTGGTGGTGCCTATCAACACCGCGTCGCGCGGCATGCAGCTGCAGCACATCCTGGCCAACAGCGGTTGCCGCTTGCTGGTGGCCGACGCCGCGTCCTGTCCGGCGCTGGCCGCACTGGACATGCAGCCCCTGGCCTTGAACCGCATCTGGCTGCTGGACGGCAATGCCGACGCGCTGCCGGTGCACGCGTGTCCGCCTCCTCCCGCGCCGGACACGCCGCTCCCGCCGGCGGCCGACCTTGGGCCGGGAGATACGCTGGCCATCCTGTACACCTCGGGCACGTCAGGCCTGTCCAAGGGCGTTTGCTGTCCTCATGCGCAGTTCTATTGGTGGGGCAGCATCGCCGCGCGCAACCTGGAAATCGTCGAGAGCGACGTGCTCTACACGAGCCTGCCGCTCTTTCACACCAATGCCCTGAACGCCTGCTTCCAGGCCCTGGTCACGGGCGCGACCATCGTCTGCGACGAGCGTTTCTCGGCCAGCCGCTATTTCGACCGGCTCGAGGCCGCGGGCGCCACGGTGACCTATCTGCTGGGCGCCATGGTGCCCATGCTGTTGGCGCAGCCGCCTGCCGCAGCCGAACGGCGCCAGCGCGCGCGGATCGCGCTGGCGCCCGGGGTGCCCGAACGCTTCCATGCGGCGTTCGCCGAACGTACCGGCATTGCGCTGCTGGAGGGCTACGGCTCCACCGAAACCAATTTCGCGCTGGGCGGCACGCTGGCCGAGCAACGCCCCGGCACGATGGGACGGGCCGCGCCTGAGTTCGACGCGATGGCGGCCGACGAGCACGACGCGGCGGTGCCCGACGGCACGCCGGGCGAATTGCTGCTGCGCGCACATGTGCCATACGCCATCGCCACAGGCTATTTCGGCATGGATGACAAGACGGTGGAAGCCTGGCGCAACCTCTGGTTCCACACGGGCGACCGGGTGGTGCGCGATGCGGACGGCTATTTCCGCTTCCTGGACCGCACGAAGGATGCCATCCGCCGGCGCGGCGAGAACATTTCCTCGTACGAGGTGGAGCAGGTGCTGCTGGCGCATCCGGCGGTGGCTGCCGCGGCGGTCTATGCGGTGCGTTCCGATCTGGCGGAAGACGAGGTCATGGCGGCGCTGGTCTACAAGACCGGGCAGGCCATCGCGCCCGAGGCGCTGCTGGACTTCTGCCAGCCTCGCATGCCGTATTTCGCCGTGCCGCGCTATCTGCGCGTGCTGGAGGATTTGCCGCGCACCGAGAACGGCAAGATCCGCAAGTTCCGCTTGCGGGATGAGGGCATTACCGGCGACGCCTGGGACCGCGACGCCGTCGGTTATCGCGTGGCGCGCTGA
- a CDS encoding thiolase family protein has protein sequence MSAARGPGIVGVGETPSLRHPGPGTSTAGLMAEAIAQALRGAGLEPGDVDGLGVASFTLRPDRAIDLAWRLGLRLNWCMQDEMGGASAINLLRQAWLALQAGQAETIVLVAGDHFTGADFAGLVRGYNRSAQDYLSPLGCEGPNPLFAMLTQRQMAHTGLAREDYGALCVAQRQWAAGNPNAAYREPMSLAQYLAAPMVAPPLGRLDCVPVVSGACALVLSARPTGISVRLLASDARYNGDQQEGDGLQTGIAAFASALWQRAGLGPQDMDVLSVYDDYPAMALAQLCDLGVASVDDLPGFIARRLASRDLPVNTAGGQLSAGQAGTAGGMHGLVEVARQLLGQAGERQVRGARHGVATGYGMVQLRYGMCANAAVLAREEA, from the coding sequence ATGAGCGCGGCGCGCGGCCCGGGCATCGTTGGCGTGGGCGAAACGCCTTCGTTGCGCCATCCCGGCCCGGGGACCAGCACGGCCGGCCTGATGGCCGAGGCGATCGCGCAGGCGCTGCGCGGCGCAGGGTTGGAGCCCGGCGATGTGGACGGACTGGGCGTGGCTTCATTCACGTTGCGCCCCGACCGCGCGATCGATCTGGCGTGGCGTCTGGGACTGCGGCTGAACTGGTGCATGCAGGACGAGATGGGCGGCGCCAGCGCCATCAATCTTTTGCGCCAGGCCTGGCTGGCGTTGCAAGCAGGGCAGGCCGAGACCATCGTGCTGGTCGCGGGAGACCATTTCACGGGCGCCGATTTCGCGGGGCTGGTGCGGGGCTACAACCGCAGCGCGCAGGACTATCTCAGCCCCCTGGGCTGCGAGGGGCCGAACCCCTTGTTCGCCATGCTCACGCAGCGGCAGATGGCGCATACCGGCCTTGCCCGGGAAGACTATGGCGCGCTGTGTGTCGCGCAGCGGCAATGGGCGGCCGGCAATCCCAACGCGGCGTATCGCGAGCCCATGAGCCTGGCGCAGTACCTGGCCGCGCCCATGGTCGCGCCGCCGCTGGGACGCCTGGATTGCGTGCCGGTGGTCAGCGGCGCTTGCGCGTTGGTACTGAGCGCGCGTCCGACGGGAATCAGCGTGCGGCTGCTGGCCAGCGATGCCCGCTATAACGGCGACCAGCAGGAAGGGGACGGGCTGCAGACCGGCATCGCGGCGTTTGCGTCGGCGCTCTGGCAGCGCGCGGGCCTGGGGCCGCAAGACATGGATGTGCTCAGCGTGTATGACGACTATCCCGCCATGGCGCTGGCGCAACTGTGCGATCTGGGCGTCGCCAGCGTGGATGACTTGCCTGGCTTCATCGCGCGCCGCCTGGCCTCGCGTGACTTGCCCGTCAACACCGCGGGCGGCCAACTGTCCGCCGGGCAGGCGGGCACCGCCGGCGGCATGCATGGCCTGGTCGAAGTGGCGCGCCAATTGCTGGGGCAGGCAGGGGAACGGCAGGTGCGCGGCGCGCGCCACGGCGTGGCTACCGGCTACGGCATGGTGCAGCTGCGCTATGGCATGTGCGCCAACGCCGCGGTGCTGGCGCGGGAGGAAGCATGA
- a CDS encoding zinc ribbon domain-containing protein: MSVNVSLCSSCGHLVYPVRLWCPACGHGQARAAAVEQAELLAWTELPSRDGAPAAVIATVRALPAGPVLVVRLEEPPTHAGQLLSLFERDTDGRPLPWARLAAEPRS, from the coding sequence ATGAGCGTCAACGTCAGCCTATGCAGCAGCTGCGGCCATCTGGTCTATCCCGTGCGGCTGTGGTGCCCGGCTTGCGGCCACGGACAGGCGCGCGCGGCGGCGGTGGAGCAGGCGGAGTTGCTGGCCTGGACCGAGTTGCCGTCGCGGGACGGTGCGCCCGCCGCAGTCATTGCCACGGTCCGGGCGCTGCCCGCGGGACCGGTCCTGGTCGTCCGGTTGGAAGAACCGCCCACCCATGCAGGCCAGCTCCTGTCGCTATTCGAACGCGATACGGACGGGCGGCCCTTGCCTTGGGCCCGCCTTGCGGCCGAGCCGCGGTCCTGA
- a CDS encoding LysR family transcriptional regulator, translated as MDFDLNLMRVFLTVLQERSVTRAAQRLNLTQPAVSYALARLREKFDDPLFARTASGMQPTPVAFALADPIERGMNSFAEAVSLRQRFEPASSTRRFRLSMSDIGEMVFLPSLMERVHALAPRLQVEVLEIPLERLPQALKEGEVDLAIGNLAGLGSETCHAELFSERYTCMGRRGHPVLSAGLTRSQYKRLDHILVASRASAHRLLDDVLSEAGLPRRPYLTLPHFSAAAEIVRRTDLTMTLPLRAAIWFNHDDAFQIRPLPIALPPLSVTVHWHARFESDPGTVWLRRLVVETLADPA; from the coding sequence GTGGATTTTGATCTCAACCTCATGCGGGTTTTCCTGACCGTGCTGCAGGAGCGCAGCGTCACGCGCGCGGCGCAGCGCCTGAACCTGACGCAGCCCGCCGTGAGCTACGCGCTGGCGCGCCTGCGCGAAAAGTTCGACGATCCCCTGTTCGCGCGCACGGCGTCCGGCATGCAGCCCACGCCGGTCGCGTTTGCCCTGGCCGACCCCATCGAGCGCGGCATGAACAGCTTTGCGGAGGCGGTCAGCCTGCGGCAACGCTTCGAGCCCGCCAGCAGCACCCGGCGCTTTCGCCTGTCCATGTCCGATATCGGTGAAATGGTGTTCCTGCCGTCGCTGATGGAACGCGTGCACGCCCTGGCGCCGCGCCTGCAGGTGGAAGTATTGGAGATCCCGCTGGAACGGCTGCCGCAGGCTCTTAAAGAAGGCGAGGTCGATCTCGCCATCGGCAACCTGGCCGGGTTGGGCAGCGAAACCTGCCACGCGGAATTGTTCAGCGAACGCTACACCTGCATGGGCAGGCGCGGCCATCCGGTGTTGTCGGCGGGCCTGACGCGCAGCCAGTACAAGCGCCTGGACCACATCCTGGTGGCCTCGCGCGCCAGCGCCCACCGTTTGCTGGACGATGTGCTGAGCGAGGCCGGCCTGCCACGCAGGCCGTATCTGACCTTGCCGCATTTCTCGGCGGCGGCCGAGATCGTGCGGCGCACCGATCTCACCATGACCTTGCCGCTGCGGGCCGCGATCTGGTTCAACCACGACGACGCGTTCCAGATACGCCCGCTGCCGATCGCGCTGCCGCCCCTGTCCGTGACCGTGCATTGGCACGCCCGCTTCGAAAGCGACCCGGGCACCGTCTGGTTGCGCCGCCTGGTGGTGGAAACGCTGGCGGACCCGGCCTGA
- a CDS encoding TlpA disulfide reductase family protein yields the protein MTPAIRIGPLVFPSDLLVLIVAAAVGLLAARIFTRKQQPRPDTGAVLWRALIIGLVVARLGFVWQYQAHFIENPLRILDLRDGGWAGMAGLGAAWLYALYAALRRRAPRPALLGALALASAIWIGGGRWLAPAPQAQPELAALALRQLDGAPAALAAYQGKPTVINLWASWCPPCRREMPAFAAAQAAHPNVNFVFLNQAEAPPDVTAFLAQHAPSLRNVLLDPAGAASRQMSNRGLPATLFLDARGRLVDLRVGELSAASLAQRLEAIQAPASGD from the coding sequence ATGACACCCGCCATCCGTATCGGTCCCCTCGTCTTTCCCTCGGACCTGCTGGTCCTCATCGTTGCCGCCGCCGTCGGGCTGCTGGCCGCCAGGATATTCACCCGCAAGCAACAGCCCCGGCCCGATACGGGCGCGGTGCTCTGGCGGGCGTTGATCATCGGCCTGGTGGTCGCCCGGCTGGGCTTCGTTTGGCAGTACCAGGCGCACTTCATCGAGAATCCGCTCCGGATCCTGGACCTGCGCGATGGCGGCTGGGCCGGAATGGCCGGGCTGGGAGCGGCATGGCTCTACGCGCTGTACGCGGCCTTGCGCCGCCGGGCGCCGCGGCCCGCGCTGCTGGGCGCGCTGGCGTTGGCCAGCGCGATCTGGATAGGCGGCGGCCGCTGGCTGGCGCCCGCGCCGCAGGCTCAGCCCGAACTGGCCGCGCTGGCCTTGCGCCAGCTGGACGGCGCACCCGCGGCGCTGGCGGCCTACCAGGGCAAGCCCACCGTCATCAATCTGTGGGCGAGCTGGTGCCCGCCCTGCCGCCGCGAAATGCCCGCCTTCGCCGCGGCGCAAGCGGCGCATCCCAATGTGAATTTTGTCTTCCTGAACCAGGCCGAAGCGCCGCCGGACGTCACGGCGTTCCTGGCGCAACACGCGCCGTCGCTGCGCAACGTGCTGCTCGACCCCGCAGGCGCGGCCTCGCGCCAGATGAGCAACCGCGGCCTGCCCGCCACGCTGTTCCTGGATGCCCGGGGACGGCTGGTCGACCTGCGCGTCGGCGAGCTGTCGGCGGCCTCGCTGGCCCAGCGCCTGGAGGCGATCCAGGCGCCGGCCAGCGGCGATTGA
- a CDS encoding SDR family NAD(P)-dependent oxidoreductase, with amino-acid sequence MDLQLKGKVAVVTGGSLGIGRAVTEALAAEGVRVAIVARRQAQLDEVAADITRATGVEVLGVAADVSDTAQVNAMMQRVAEHFGRIDILVNGAAHPGGLVRSEIDEADPEGLLEDINIKVVGYMRCAKAAAPHMRQGGFGRIVNIGGLTGRGSKQLSGMRNVAICHLTKTLSDQLGPHGITVNVIHPGVVETPHIHELYEKEAAKQGLTAAQVEANYAKATPIRRVLQPAEIADAVLFLASPRAGAITGESLGVDGGITRGIFL; translated from the coding sequence ATGGACTTGCAACTCAAGGGGAAGGTCGCGGTGGTCACGGGCGGCAGCCTGGGCATCGGGCGGGCGGTGACCGAAGCGCTGGCGGCCGAGGGCGTGCGCGTGGCCATCGTGGCGCGCCGCCAGGCGCAGCTGGACGAGGTGGCGGCCGATATCACCCGCGCCACGGGCGTGGAAGTGCTGGGCGTGGCGGCCGACGTGTCGGACACGGCCCAGGTCAACGCCATGATGCAGCGCGTGGCCGAACACTTCGGCCGCATCGACATCCTGGTCAACGGCGCGGCCCATCCCGGCGGGCTGGTGCGCAGCGAGATCGACGAGGCCGATCCCGAGGGCCTGCTGGAAGACATCAACATCAAGGTGGTGGGCTACATGCGCTGCGCCAAGGCGGCCGCGCCGCACATGCGCCAGGGCGGCTTTGGCCGCATCGTCAACATCGGCGGGCTGACCGGGCGTGGCAGCAAGCAGCTCTCGGGCATGCGCAACGTGGCGATCTGCCACCTGACCAAGACCTTGTCGGACCAGCTGGGTCCGCATGGCATCACGGTCAACGTGATCCATCCGGGCGTGGTCGAGACGCCCCACATCCATGAACTGTATGAAAAGGAAGCCGCCAAGCAGGGGCTGACGGCCGCCCAGGTCGAGGCCAACTATGCCAAGGCCACGCCGATACGCCGGGTGCTGCAGCCGGCCGAGATCGCCGACGCGGTGCTGTTCCTGGCGTCGCCGCGGGCCGGCGCCATCACCGGCGAATCGCTGGGGGTGGACGGCGGCATCA
- a CDS encoding acetolactate synthase large subunit: MTGASALLEALRKQGVEVCFANPGTTELDLVRAMEEVRGMRCVVGLQENVCTGAADGYGRLSSKPAATLLHLGPGFANGIANLHNARRARTPIVNIIGDHASWHLECDAPLTSDIESLARPVSGWVQRIASAQDAAGAARAAVQASLADGGQGATLIFPADFQAESVAADSPEAAVQPAAEPETFDAAAAWQRLSRAQKPLFLLGGGGPASGLGRRAQIAAARLCAALGGKAYAETFPGRSERGRGLPDFDRLPYFPEPARAALDAADLVVLVGALPPVTYFGYAGHPSRLVPAERLLELAAPGQDAASRLEALAELAGAPAFEPVAAPLREPAPGALTPQSIAAVVARALPNDAIVSVEGGTCGYPLYAASAGAAPHTVLTNTGGAIGQGLPVAMGAAIACPERRVVAVLSDGSTQYTIQALWSLAHENLPVTVLIAANHQYAILRNELRRGNAVLGERAAELTALDRPRIDWVGLASSYGVQASRAATSEELAAQLESALRQPGPVLIEMAL; this comes from the coding sequence ATGACCGGAGCTAGTGCCTTGCTGGAGGCTCTGCGCAAGCAGGGCGTGGAAGTCTGTTTCGCCAATCCCGGCACCACCGAGCTGGACCTGGTGCGTGCGATGGAGGAGGTGCGCGGCATGCGCTGCGTCGTTGGCCTGCAGGAAAACGTCTGCACTGGCGCGGCCGACGGCTACGGCCGGCTGAGCAGCAAGCCGGCCGCGACCCTGTTGCATCTGGGGCCGGGCTTCGCCAATGGCATCGCCAATCTGCACAACGCGCGCCGCGCCCGCACTCCCATCGTCAACATCATCGGCGACCACGCCAGTTGGCACCTGGAATGCGACGCGCCCCTGACCTCGGACATCGAATCGCTGGCGCGTCCCGTGTCCGGCTGGGTGCAACGGATCGCGTCCGCGCAGGACGCGGCGGGCGCCGCGCGCGCCGCCGTGCAGGCCAGCCTGGCCGATGGCGGGCAGGGCGCGACGCTGATCTTTCCCGCTGACTTCCAGGCTGAAAGCGTGGCGGCGGATTCCCCGGAGGCGGCTGTCCAGCCCGCTGCCGAACCTGAGACCTTCGACGCCGCCGCCGCATGGCAGCGCCTGAGCCGCGCGCAAAAGCCGCTGTTCCTGCTGGGTGGGGGCGGCCCGGCCAGCGGCCTGGGACGCCGCGCGCAGATTGCGGCCGCGCGCCTGTGCGCCGCCCTGGGTGGCAAGGCATACGCCGAGACCTTTCCCGGCAGATCGGAGCGCGGCCGAGGCTTGCCGGACTTCGACCGCCTGCCGTATTTCCCGGAACCCGCTCGCGCCGCGCTCGACGCCGCCGACCTGGTGGTGCTGGTGGGGGCGCTGCCGCCCGTGACGTACTTCGGCTATGCCGGCCATCCCAGCCGTCTGGTGCCGGCGGAACGCCTGCTGGAGCTGGCGGCGCCTGGCCAGGACGCCGCCTCGCGCCTGGAGGCGCTGGCCGAATTGGCGGGCGCGCCGGCTTTCGAACCCGTCGCCGCACCGTTGCGCGAACCGGCGCCGGGCGCCCTGACGCCGCAATCCATCGCGGCCGTGGTGGCGCGGGCCTTGCCCAACGACGCCATCGTCTCGGTCGAGGGCGGCACCTGCGGTTATCCGCTGTATGCCGCGTCCGCCGGCGCCGCGCCGCACACCGTGCTGACCAATACCGGCGGCGCCATCGGCCAGGGCTTGCCGGTCGCCATGGGCGCCGCCATCGCCTGTCCGGAACGCCGCGTGGTGGCCGTGCTGTCCGACGGCAGCACCCAATACACGATCCAGGCGCTGTGGTCGCTGGCGCATGAAAACCTGCCGGTCACGGTGCTGATCGCCGCCAACCACCAGTACGCCATCCTGCGCAACGAGCTGCGCCGCGGCAACGCCGTGCTGGGCGAGCGCGCCGCCGAACTGACTGCGCTGGACCGCCCGCGCATCGACTGGGTGGGGTTGGCGTCCAGCTATGGGGTGCAGGCCAGCCGCGCCGCGACGTCGGAAGAACTGGCCGCGCAGCTGGAATCCGCGCTGCGCCAGCCAGGACCGGTCCTGATCGAGATGGCGCTGTAG
- a CDS encoding MFS transporter produces the protein MTMAYKGAAAAAGDDARRKRTRRVVMASVAGNAMEWYDFFIYGTAAALVFGELFFPKGTDPLLGTMGAFAGFAVGFLARPLGGVIFGHIGDRYGRKLALEWTLGLMGAATFLIGLLPTYDQVGFWAPVAMVVLRILQGAAAGGEWGGGVLLISEAVGGKRRGYFSSFSQLGVAGGFVLSSGVFMLAQQLPQEAFMSWGWRLPFLLSVLIFGVGLYIRKHIPESDEFVQAAKTAKRGMPAVEVFRRYPRQVFTAMGLRVAENGGSYIFLAFALAYGKFLGIPNDVMLGGVLVSMFIELGTLVWFGHLSDRIGRRTVYLIGSAGLVLVAFPFFWLVQTKEPVWIFLAFFLGNTVCHAAMIGTQPAYFAELFPAEVRYTGLALGHELASVFAGGLSPLIAMALLRKYESATPVAWFLVGMAAVTVLTLLLTREPPRQESA, from the coding sequence ATGACGATGGCATACAAGGGGGCGGCCGCGGCCGCTGGCGACGATGCGCGCAGAAAGCGCACGCGGCGCGTGGTGATGGCGTCCGTCGCGGGCAACGCGATGGAATGGTATGACTTCTTCATCTACGGCACGGCGGCGGCGCTGGTGTTTGGCGAACTGTTCTTTCCCAAGGGCACCGACCCGCTGCTGGGCACCATGGGGGCGTTTGCCGGCTTTGCGGTCGGCTTCCTGGCGCGGCCGCTGGGCGGCGTGATCTTCGGTCATATCGGCGACCGCTACGGCCGCAAGCTGGCGCTGGAATGGACCCTGGGCCTGATGGGCGCCGCGACCTTCCTGATCGGGCTGTTGCCCACCTATGACCAGGTCGGCTTCTGGGCGCCGGTGGCCATGGTGGTGCTGCGCATCCTGCAAGGCGCGGCCGCGGGCGGGGAATGGGGCGGCGGCGTGCTGCTGATCAGCGAGGCGGTCGGAGGCAAGCGCCGCGGCTACTTCTCTTCCTTCAGCCAGTTGGGCGTGGCGGGCGGCTTCGTATTGTCGTCGGGCGTCTTCATGCTGGCGCAGCAGCTGCCGCAGGAAGCCTTCATGAGCTGGGGCTGGCGCCTGCCGTTCCTCTTGAGCGTGCTGATCTTCGGCGTGGGCTTGTACATCCGCAAGCACATCCCGGAAAGCGATGAGTTCGTGCAAGCCGCCAAGACCGCCAAGCGCGGCATGCCGGCAGTCGAAGTGTTCCGCCGTTACCCGCGCCAGGTGTTTACCGCGATGGGCCTGCGCGTGGCCGAGAACGGCGGGTCGTACATCTTCCTGGCGTTCGCGCTGGCCTATGGCAAGTTCCTGGGCATTCCCAACGACGTCATGCTGGGCGGCGTGCTGGTGTCGATGTTCATCGAGCTGGGCACGCTGGTCTGGTTCGGCCATCTGTCCGACCGCATCGGGCGGCGCACGGTGTACCTGATCGGTTCGGCCGGACTGGTGCTGGTGGCATTTCCGTTTTTCTGGCTGGTGCAGACCAAGGAGCCGGTATGGATATTCCTGGCCTTTTTCCTGGGCAACACGGTCTGCCACGCCGCGATGATCGGCACCCAGCCGGCGTATTTCGCCGAACTGTTTCCCGCGGAGGTCCGCTACACCGGACTGGCGCTGGGGCATGAACTGGCTTCTGTTTTCGCCGGCGGTCTGTCGCCGCTGATCGCCATGGCGCTGCTGCGCAAGTATGAATCGGCGACCCCGGTGGCGTGGTTCCTGGTGGGCATGGCCGCGGTCACGGTGTTGACCTTGCTGCTGACGCGCGAACCGCCGCGACAGGAATCGGCATGA
- a CDS encoding IclR family transcriptional regulator gives MNSLRRMLDVLDLFQPDRPVLDVDAICQLQGYAPATAYRYVRELCACGLLVRLPAGYALGPRIIALDLQMREYDPMLTVSRDLIEELSGQTGLDVLLSARYDDKVINVHQQAGRNTQALNFGRGRHMPLLRSATARVILANLGPRQLRRVYDEHADASDMQRLGQDWKSFSRAMLQVRKAGYCISSGELDSGKTGIAAPIFDEENHVLGSITLIGMQDAFAAFREDYLAGLICRAATEITRRIAQAPTKLPQAA, from the coding sequence ATGAACAGTCTTCGCCGCATGCTCGATGTCCTGGACCTCTTTCAGCCCGACCGGCCGGTCCTGGACGTAGACGCCATCTGCCAGTTGCAGGGCTACGCGCCCGCCACCGCCTACCGCTACGTGCGCGAGCTGTGCGCCTGCGGCTTGCTGGTGCGCCTGCCCGCCGGCTACGCGCTGGGCCCGCGCATCATTGCCCTGGACCTGCAGATGCGGGAGTACGACCCCATGCTGACGGTCAGCCGCGACCTGATCGAGGAACTGTCCGGCCAGACCGGGCTGGACGTGCTGCTCAGCGCGCGCTACGACGACAAGGTGATCAACGTGCACCAGCAGGCGGGCCGCAATACCCAGGCCCTCAACTTCGGCCGTGGCCGGCACATGCCGCTGCTGCGCAGCGCGACCGCCCGCGTGATCCTGGCCAATCTGGGGCCGCGCCAGCTGCGCCGCGTCTACGACGAGCACGCCGATGCGTCCGACATGCAGCGGCTGGGCCAGGACTGGAAGTCTTTCTCCCGAGCCATGCTGCAAGTGCGCAAGGCCGGCTATTGCATCTCGTCAGGCGAACTGGATTCCGGCAAGACCGGGATCGCCGCGCCGATCTTCGATGAAGAGAACCATGTGCTGGGCAGCATCACGCTCATCGGCATGCAGGATGCCTTCGCGGCCTTCCGCGAGGACTACCTGGCCGGCCTGATCTGCCGCGCCGCCACCGAGATCACCCGGCGCATCGCGCAGGCGCCGACCAAGCTGCCGCAAGCGGCCTGA